In one Janibacter cremeus genomic region, the following are encoded:
- a CDS encoding class II 3-deoxy-7-phosphoheptulonate synthase: MVTTAVPTSTPTDRSLPVDLPAAQQPEWPDRAALDDAVATLGTLPPLVFAGECDDLRDRMAAASVGEAFVLQGGDCAETFVHATADNIRDRIKTVLQMAAVLTYGAGMPVVKMGRMAGQFAKPRSKNTETRDGVTLPAYRGDMVNDFAFTPDARNPDPQRLVHGYHASASTLNLVRAFTQGGFADLRRVHDWNVGFVANAANRRYEGLAREIDKAMRFMAACGVDFDAMKTTEFWSAHEALLLDYERPMTRVDSRTGDLYDTSGHFLWVGERTRQLDHAHLDFVSRIRNPIGMKVSDKADPDELLRIIDLLDPEREPGRLTFITRMGHDTIREALPPIIEKVRDSGAIVTWICDPMHGNTFESASGFKTRDFEHVVDEVRGFFEVHRSLGTVPGGLHIELTGNDVTECLGGAERILDEDLNKRYESVCDPRLNHQQSLELAFLTAEMLGAR; encoded by the coding sequence ATGGTGACCACTGCAGTGCCGACCTCCACTCCCACCGACCGCTCGCTGCCCGTCGACCTCCCGGCGGCCCAGCAGCCCGAGTGGCCGGACCGCGCGGCCCTCGACGACGCGGTCGCCACCCTCGGCACGCTGCCGCCCCTCGTCTTCGCCGGCGAGTGCGATGACCTGCGCGACCGCATGGCAGCCGCCTCGGTGGGCGAGGCCTTCGTCCTGCAGGGCGGCGACTGCGCCGAGACCTTCGTCCACGCGACGGCCGACAACATCCGCGACCGCATCAAGACGGTCCTGCAGATGGCCGCCGTGCTCACCTACGGGGCCGGCATGCCGGTGGTCAAGATGGGTCGGATGGCCGGGCAGTTCGCCAAGCCGCGCAGCAAGAACACCGAGACCCGCGACGGCGTGACCCTGCCGGCCTACCGCGGTGACATGGTCAACGACTTCGCGTTCACACCGGACGCGCGCAACCCGGACCCGCAGCGGCTCGTGCACGGTTACCACGCCAGTGCCTCGACGCTGAACCTCGTGCGCGCCTTCACCCAGGGTGGTTTCGCCGACCTGCGGCGCGTCCACGACTGGAACGTCGGCTTCGTCGCCAACGCGGCCAACCGTCGCTACGAGGGCCTGGCCCGTGAGATCGACAAGGCGATGCGCTTCATGGCGGCCTGCGGGGTCGACTTCGACGCGATGAAGACCACCGAGTTCTGGTCCGCCCACGAGGCGTTGCTGCTGGACTACGAGCGTCCGATGACCCGCGTGGACTCGCGCACCGGCGACCTCTACGACACCTCGGGCCACTTCCTGTGGGTCGGGGAGCGCACCCGCCAGCTCGACCACGCCCACCTGGACTTCGTCAGCCGGATCCGCAACCCCATCGGGATGAAGGTCTCGGACAAGGCCGACCCCGACGAGCTGCTGCGCATCATCGACCTGCTCGACCCGGAGCGCGAGCCCGGCCGCCTGACCTTCATCACCCGGATGGGCCACGACACGATCCGTGAGGCGCTGCCGCCGATCATCGAGAAGGTGCGCGACTCCGGTGCGATCGTCACGTGGATCTGCGACCCGATGCACGGCAACACCTTCGAGTCGGCCTCCGGCTTCAAGACCCGCGACTTCGAGCACGTCGTGGACGAGGTCCGCGGCTTCTTCGAGGTCCACCGGTCGCTGGGCACGGTCCCGGGCGGTCTGCACATCGAGCTCACCGGCAATGACGTCACCGAGTGCCTCGGCGGCGCCGAGCGGATCCTGGACGAGGACCTGAACAAGCGCTACGAGAGCGTCTGCGACCCGCGGCTGAACCACCAGCAGAGCCTGGAGCTGGCCTTCCTCACCGCCGAGATGCTCGGCGCTCGCTGA
- the pknB gene encoding Stk1 family PASTA domain-containing Ser/Thr kinase yields MTTASHPLVGEVVDGRYRVLRHLADGGMATVLLATDTRLDREVALKVMRPDLAADQTFVSRFRREARSAARLSHPNVVPVYDQGEDDGRVFLAMEYVEGRSVRELVDAEGALTPRAALDIMTAALTGLTVAHDAGYIHRDVKPENILIADNGQVKVADFGLARAVTSQTTTADDGVLYGTVAYLSPEQVERGIADARSDVYAAGLVLFELLTGTRAIEGESPIHIAFQHVHGGVPAPSERDPDLPAPLDDLVALATHRDPDERPRDAGEYLDALRAARDELTPGQLDRRPSPTATGAAAGAATLAHPRPSRTRALGATTTARTPDATAAVPAAADGEDPPSPSRRRGRGLLAGLLVLLLLGGGVGYWYVTAGPGASVLVPDVAGQTRDEAATTLSRHDLGLTEERAFSEEVPQGAAITSNPPPETELAKGDDVTVVFSKGPERYEVPDLTGKSLDAAEAALAERNLALGGTSEQWHESVAAGEVISTAPKPGTELKRDEQVALVVSKGPEPITVPSVTGRSAAAAAAAIEAAGLAVARADDVYSTSVPEGSVASQSPADGTLTRGETVTITVSKGPQMVAVPEVKGLSEAQATQKLEAAGFSVKVDKFFGGVLDEVTATRPSGGQSVEKGSTVTILVI; encoded by the coding sequence GTGACCACGGCATCCCATCCCCTCGTCGGCGAGGTCGTCGACGGGCGGTACCGCGTGCTGCGGCACCTCGCCGACGGTGGCATGGCCACCGTCCTCCTCGCCACCGACACCCGTCTGGACCGTGAGGTGGCCCTGAAGGTCATGCGGCCCGACCTCGCCGCGGACCAGACCTTCGTCTCCCGGTTCCGTCGCGAGGCGCGCTCCGCCGCCCGGCTGAGCCACCCCAACGTCGTCCCGGTCTACGACCAGGGCGAGGACGACGGCCGGGTCTTCCTCGCGATGGAGTACGTCGAGGGACGCAGCGTCCGCGAGCTCGTCGACGCCGAGGGTGCCCTGACGCCGCGCGCCGCCCTGGACATCATGACGGCGGCCCTCACCGGGCTGACGGTCGCCCACGACGCCGGGTACATCCACCGAGACGTCAAGCCGGAGAACATCCTCATCGCCGACAACGGCCAGGTGAAGGTCGCCGACTTCGGGCTCGCCCGCGCCGTCACGTCGCAGACGACGACCGCCGACGACGGGGTCCTCTACGGCACCGTCGCCTATCTCTCCCCCGAGCAGGTCGAGCGCGGCATCGCCGATGCCCGCAGCGACGTCTACGCCGCCGGGCTCGTCCTCTTCGAGCTGCTCACGGGCACCCGGGCCATCGAGGGCGAGTCGCCGATCCACATCGCCTTCCAGCACGTCCACGGCGGGGTCCCGGCACCGTCGGAGCGGGACCCGGACCTGCCGGCGCCGCTGGACGACCTCGTCGCCCTGGCGACCCACCGTGATCCCGACGAGCGACCGCGCGACGCCGGCGAGTACCTCGACGCCCTCCGGGCCGCCCGGGACGAGCTGACCCCGGGGCAGCTCGACCGCCGCCCCTCGCCCACCGCGACCGGTGCCGCCGCCGGGGCCGCGACCCTGGCCCACCCCCGCCCGAGCCGCACGCGCGCCCTCGGCGCGACGACCACAGCCCGCACCCCGGACGCCACTGCCGCAGTGCCGGCCGCAGCGGACGGGGAGGACCCCCCTTCGCCGTCCCGTCGTCGGGGCCGCGGCCTGCTCGCCGGTCTGCTCGTGCTGCTCCTGCTCGGCGGCGGCGTCGGCTACTGGTACGTGACCGCGGGTCCGGGGGCGAGCGTCCTCGTCCCCGACGTCGCCGGCCAGACACGCGACGAGGCGGCCACCACACTGAGCCGCCACGACCTCGGGCTGACCGAGGAGAGAGCCTTCAGCGAGGAGGTCCCGCAGGGCGCGGCGATCACCTCCAACCCCCCGCCCGAGACCGAGCTGGCGAAGGGGGACGACGTCACCGTCGTCTTCTCCAAGGGCCCGGAGCGCTACGAGGTCCCCGACCTCACCGGGAAGAGCCTCGACGCCGCCGAGGCGGCCCTCGCCGAGCGCAACCTCGCTCTCGGGGGCACCAGCGAGCAGTGGCACGAGTCGGTCGCGGCCGGCGAGGTCATCTCCACGGCGCCCAAGCCGGGCACCGAGCTCAAGCGGGACGAGCAGGTCGCCCTCGTCGTCTCGAAGGGCCCCGAACCGATCACCGTCCCGTCGGTCACCGGCCGGAGCGCCGCGGCCGCGGCCGCGGCGATCGAGGCGGCCGGCCTCGCGGTGGCCCGCGCGGACGACGTCTACTCCACCTCCGTGCCCGAGGGCTCCGTGGCCAGCCAGTCCCCCGCCGACGGCACCCTCACCCGCGGCGAGACGGTCACGATCACCGTGTCCAAGGGACCGCAGATGGTCGCCGTCCCCGAGGTCAAGGGCCTGAGCGAGGCGCAGGCGACGCAGAAGCTCGAGGCGGCCGGCTTCTCGGTCAAGGTCGACAAGTTCTTCGGCGGCGTCCTCGACGAGGTCACCGCGACGCGCCCGTCGGGCGGGCAGAGCGTCGAGAAGGGCTCGACCGTGACGATCCTCGTCATCTGA
- a CDS encoding LysM peptidoglycan-binding domain-containing protein, which yields MVLPLFVPVPATPVAPALDLTAGTTETTISAEGSKQHTVRSGETVYGIAQRYGVSPTALLSRNDLRSEEFIHPGQQLVVPQRAGSTARGGATPSRSGSTRTYTVRSGDTLSGIAARHDMSLDRLRSLNGLGNGFIHPGEKLRVSGTPARPAKRSTSRPAASSSYTVRAGDTLSGIASRHGMSVTRLAKLNDVSTGKHIYPGQELKVTGSTKGPTPTKENTFSGRTYADSIVAAADENRAILAGRSVPSRTETREIITRIARQHGVDPSLALAVSYLESGWDQRQVSVANAVGAMQIIPASGEWTSSLAGRDLDLLDTEDNVTAGVLLLKVLTQQASSTGDAIGGYYQGLASVEANGMYADTERYVANVKALRKRM from the coding sequence TTGGTCCTGCCGCTCTTCGTCCCCGTCCCGGCCACCCCTGTCGCCCCGGCGCTCGACCTGACCGCCGGAACCACCGAGACCACCATCAGCGCCGAAGGATCCAAGCAGCACACGGTCCGCTCCGGCGAGACCGTCTACGGCATCGCCCAGCGCTACGGCGTCTCCCCCACCGCGCTGCTCTCGCGCAACGACCTGCGGAGTGAGGAGTTCATCCACCCCGGGCAGCAGCTCGTGGTGCCCCAGCGCGCCGGCTCGACGGCGCGCGGGGGCGCGACGCCCTCGCGCTCCGGGTCCACCCGCACCTACACCGTGCGCAGCGGGGACACCCTCAGCGGCATCGCCGCCCGCCACGACATGAGCCTGGACCGCTTGCGGTCGCTGAACGGCCTCGGCAACGGCTTCATCCACCCGGGCGAGAAGCTGCGCGTCAGCGGGACCCCGGCCAGGCCCGCCAAGCGTTCGACCAGCCGTCCGGCGGCCTCGTCCTCGTACACGGTCCGCGCCGGGGACACCCTCAGCGGCATCGCCTCCCGCCACGGCATGAGCGTCACCCGCCTGGCCAAGCTCAACGACGTCTCCACCGGCAAGCACATCTACCCCGGCCAGGAGCTGAAGGTCACCGGATCGACGAAGGGCCCCACCCCGACGAAGGAGAACACCTTCTCCGGGCGCACCTACGCCGACTCGATCGTCGCCGCGGCCGACGAGAACCGCGCGATCCTCGCCGGGCGCTCGGTGCCCAGCCGCACCGAGACCCGGGAGATCATCACCCGCATCGCCCGACAGCACGGGGTCGACCCCTCGCTCGCGCTGGCGGTCTCCTACCTGGAGTCCGGCTGGGACCAGCGGCAGGTCTCCGTCGCCAACGCAGTCGGCGCGATGCAGATCATCCCGGCCTCCGGCGAGTGGACCTCCTCCCTGGCCGGTCGTGACCTCGACCTCCTCGACACCGAGGACAACGTCACCGCGGGAGTCCTCCTGCTGAAGGTGCTCACCCAGCAGGCCTCCTCGACCGGTGACGCGATCGGCGGCTACTACCAGGGGCTCGCCTCGGTCGAGGCCAACGGCATGTACGCCGACACCGAGCGGTACGTGGCCAACGTCAAGGCGCTGCGCAAGCGCATGTGA
- a CDS encoding Rv2175c family DNA-binding protein — translation MNDTPENASPTEPSAPSEPVWLTLPDIAEQLGVRITEVRRMLKEGDLVAVRRGERNVLSVPADFIGEDGPLPELRGTFTVLSDGGFTDEEIVEWMFTRDDRLVGGTPIGAIRQGAKTEVRRRAMEEAL, via the coding sequence GTGAACGACACGCCAGAGAATGCTTCCCCCACCGAGCCGTCCGCGCCGTCCGAGCCCGTGTGGCTGACCCTTCCTGACATCGCCGAGCAGCTCGGCGTGCGCATCACCGAGGTGCGCCGGATGCTCAAGGAGGGTGACCTCGTGGCGGTGCGCCGCGGCGAGCGCAACGTGCTCTCCGTACCGGCGGACTTCATCGGTGAGGACGGGCCGCTGCCGGAGCTGCGCGGGACCTTCACCGTGCTCTCGGACGGCGGCTTCACCGACGAGGAGATCGTCGAGTGGATGTTCACCCGTGACGACCGCCTGGTCGGGGGCACGCCGATCGGCGCCATCCGGCAGGGGGCGAAGACCGAGGTGCGCCGCCGGGCCATGGAAGAGGCCCTCTGA
- a CDS encoding polyprenyl synthetase family protein, which produces MPHPLDRADLRTRVQTRLDAELDRWVDELAEIGPDVADLIDPVRTLLEGGKRLRAGFAYWGWRAAGQPDDEGAVTLAAAMEFFQAAALIHDDVMDDSETRRGKPAMHRTLADAHGHRGWHGDADRFGTAGAILAGNLCLGWCDDLFTDSGLPARSLAAARPTFEKMRGQLMAGQFLDIVTSMRPWHLLDDAERIERSRHVIRYKSAQYSVEHPLLIGATAGGASEEDLRALSRYGLALGEAFQLRDDVLGVFGDPDATGKPAGDDLREGKRTVLIARALVGADETTTSRIETWLGSPDLGEAEVESFRALLVDTGALEGVETDIAKGADTARAALAEASGLAPDARELLAELIDVTTARST; this is translated from the coding sequence GTGCCGCACCCCCTGGACCGGGCCGACCTGCGTACGCGGGTCCAGACCCGTCTGGACGCCGAGCTCGACCGCTGGGTGGACGAGCTCGCCGAGATCGGCCCCGACGTCGCCGATCTCATCGACCCCGTGCGCACCCTGCTCGAGGGCGGCAAGCGGCTGCGGGCCGGCTTCGCCTACTGGGGCTGGCGGGCCGCCGGGCAGCCCGACGACGAGGGTGCGGTCACCCTCGCCGCCGCGATGGAGTTCTTCCAGGCCGCCGCACTCATCCACGACGACGTCATGGACGACAGCGAGACCCGCCGCGGCAAGCCGGCGATGCACCGCACGCTCGCGGACGCCCACGGGCACCGCGGATGGCACGGCGACGCGGACCGCTTCGGCACCGCGGGTGCGATCCTCGCCGGCAACCTCTGCCTGGGCTGGTGCGACGACCTCTTCACCGACTCCGGGCTGCCCGCCCGGTCCCTGGCCGCCGCCCGGCCGACCTTCGAGAAGATGCGCGGTCAGCTCATGGCCGGGCAGTTCCTCGACATCGTCACCTCGATGCGTCCGTGGCACCTGCTCGACGACGCGGAGCGCATCGAGCGCTCGCGCCACGTCATCCGCTACAAGAGCGCCCAGTACTCCGTCGAGCACCCGCTCCTCATCGGCGCCACGGCCGGCGGCGCCTCGGAGGAGGACCTGCGGGCGCTCTCCCGCTACGGGCTCGCCCTCGGCGAGGCCTTCCAGCTGCGTGACGACGTGCTCGGGGTCTTCGGCGACCCGGATGCGACCGGCAAGCCGGCCGGGGACGACCTGCGCGAGGGCAAGCGCACCGTGCTGATCGCCCGGGCGCTCGTCGGGGCCGACGAGACCACGACGAGCCGGATCGAGACGTGGCTCGGATCCCCCGATCTCGGCGAGGCGGAGGTCGAGTCCTTCCGTGCGCTGCTCGTCGACACCGGCGCACTCGAGGGCGTCGAGACCGACATCGCGAAGGGGGCGGACACCGCCCGCGCAGCACTGGCCGAGGCGTCCGGGCTGGCTCCCGACGCGCGCGAGCTGCTGGCCGAGCTGATCGACGTCACGACCGCGCGCAGCACCTAG
- a CDS encoding DUF6504 family protein, whose amino-acid sequence MELIMVRLVEETIEVRVGDPQRMGVEGQPDDRCGAPEQFLWRGRLYRVTEVIAHWQERHPWWRSATEQPLAQVPLARDVWRVTASRGRSSAPGVYDLGVDGVPVTPAVSAGPAVSAGPAVSAGPAVSAGPVWLLLRTQD is encoded by the coding sequence ATGGAGTTGATCATGGTCCGGCTCGTGGAGGAGACCATCGAGGTGCGGGTGGGCGATCCGCAGCGTATGGGCGTGGAGGGACAGCCCGATGACCGGTGCGGGGCGCCGGAGCAGTTCCTGTGGCGCGGCCGGCTCTACCGGGTGACCGAGGTCATCGCCCACTGGCAGGAGCGGCACCCGTGGTGGCGGTCGGCCACCGAGCAGCCGCTGGCACAGGTCCCGCTCGCCCGGGACGTGTGGCGGGTGACGGCCAGCCGTGGGCGCAGCAGTGCGCCGGGGGTCTACGACCTCGGCGTCGACGGCGTTCCGGTCACGCCTGCCGTGTCCGCTGGGCCCGCCGTCTCCGCTGGGCCCGCCGTCTCCGCTGGGCCCGCCGTCTCCGCTGGGCCCGTCTGGCTGCTGCTGCGGACGCAGGACTGA
- a CDS encoding SAV_6107 family HEPN domain-containing protein produces the protein MAAAPLLHPDRVDGAVHLLSAAAESLASAHWARTAHGRSAGTRLAVLRAAAAVLAVRGRACATGSGPLDVWHLLPRVAPELTEWAQFFGAVLSDEARSGAPMSVREVDDLLRQGEEFVQLVAGLLGLPPVPVTGDSTVLTVLSGQGGRG, from the coding sequence ATGGCTGCCGCACCGCTCCTGCACCCCGATCGCGTCGACGGCGCGGTCCACCTGCTCTCCGCCGCCGCCGAGAGCCTGGCGAGCGCGCACTGGGCCCGCACGGCGCACGGGCGCAGCGCCGGGACCCGGCTGGCCGTGCTCCGGGCCGCCGCTGCGGTCCTCGCCGTCCGTGGCCGGGCGTGCGCGACCGGGTCCGGCCCGCTCGACGTGTGGCACCTCCTCCCGCGGGTGGCGCCCGAGCTGACCGAGTGGGCGCAGTTCTTCGGGGCCGTGCTGTCCGACGAGGCGCGCAGCGGGGCGCCGATGAGCGTGCGCGAGGTCGACGACCTGCTGCGCCAGGGGGAGGAGTTCGTCCAGCTCGTCGCGGGGCTGCTCGGCCTGCCCCCGGTCCCCGTCACCGGTGACTCGACTGTGCTGACCGTGCTGAGCGGACAGGGAGGGCGTGGATGA
- a CDS encoding DNA polymerase III subunit alpha, protein MSFAHLHVASGFSLRHGTSTPEDLVARAVELGQPALALTDRDGLYGAVRFVRAASAAGVAPVLGVDLAVGPRPGPAQRRGRPLRTPVRGGAEVDPRHPRVTVLARGAGAGVPHGVGWARLCRLVSEVHLTGERGDAVAQPQMIARHASTPDPAEPAPLLVLLGPGSDVGAALLDRRPDIARERLAAWRRLLPAGAVAIEVVDHGGPPGSPASTGHAAHLLGLADATGTPAVLTAATRHLHPQDAVVADVLDATRRLVVLDTRHLDRVTEAGHLADTPTMAASAHRVTTALGGGAGGFGCAGPRQRAEALLATTTRTALECAQDDRKDLGIGRVHLPEARVLGLGPDDDPQAVLAQRCRAAIGTRYPDASPSTLRQVEERLEDELDVIAALGYPTYFLTVAEVVDLIVEAGVRVAARGSGAGSLVNHLLGISAIDPIRHDLLMERFCSPLRAELPDIDIDVESARRTEMYERVLERFGRDRVTCVSMMDTYKARHAIRDVGAALGIPPAEVDQIAKAFPHIRARDVRSALAELPELRTRGLGAGSHGEPGEPGEHRLETLLDLVERLDGLPRHIAMHPCGMVLSDGGLLDRTPVESSWLGFPMSQFDKDDVEALGLLKLDVLGIRMQSAMAHAVGEIERVEGARVDLDDRGDVPLDDAATFAMVRTTRTLGCFQIESPGQRELIGKLAPTAFEDLVVDISLFRPGPVKSDMIRPFLEARHGWSRPQFLHERLVPALAETEGVVVFHEQMLRIIAETTGVTLAQADEVRRTMGSPEGQARIEEWWRPAATARGYPPEDVDRIWAVLAAFASFGFCKAHAAAFAMPTYQSAWLKTHHPAAFLAGVLTHDPGMYPKRLLLEEARSLGITVLGVDVNASTGEYRIERAPVPGARPADPDLPDGSGWGIRLSLADVKGMSEAEIARVVVGAPYDSLTDFWQRAQVSRPVVERLVLVGAFDSVHGTGAGSGGPGLGHRGRLTRRDLLLHVAELDRWTRASTGRPRGRSRRAAPPAWTAGELGAQQVRTTTTTPVASQLTLDLGDSPELGEGVGLPEMTVPDQVSAELEILGLDASRHVMEFYAPMLRALGVTRSADLLSVRSDAEILAAGVKVATQTPPIRSGRRVVFLTVDDSTGPVDATFFEDTQGPYAATIFHSWLLLVRGTVRRAGDRGVSVLASGAWELSTLWDAWQRGGIEAVHAALDEADDLARARDAAHQQPEGHRVLVHASGFRQSPWADTRPAGSGVQPPRKLWHSSPGSSGH, encoded by the coding sequence ATGAGCTTCGCCCACCTGCACGTGGCCTCGGGCTTCTCCCTCCGTCACGGCACGAGCACGCCGGAGGACCTCGTCGCCCGGGCGGTCGAGCTCGGCCAGCCCGCGCTCGCCCTGACCGACCGGGACGGGCTCTACGGGGCCGTCCGCTTCGTCCGGGCGGCGAGCGCGGCCGGCGTGGCGCCGGTGCTCGGGGTCGACCTGGCCGTCGGTCCCCGGCCGGGTCCGGCACAGCGGCGGGGCCGCCCCCTTCGCACGCCGGTGCGAGGGGGCGCCGAGGTGGACCCCCGGCACCCCCGCGTCACGGTGCTGGCGCGAGGGGCCGGTGCGGGCGTCCCGCACGGTGTCGGGTGGGCGCGGCTCTGCCGCCTCGTCAGCGAGGTGCACCTGACCGGTGAGCGGGGCGACGCGGTCGCGCAGCCGCAGATGATCGCCCGGCACGCGAGCACCCCCGACCCCGCGGAGCCGGCACCGCTGCTGGTCCTGCTCGGCCCGGGCTCCGACGTCGGCGCCGCGCTGCTCGACCGTCGGCCGGACATCGCCCGGGAGCGTCTCGCGGCATGGCGCCGCCTGCTGCCCGCCGGGGCCGTCGCCATCGAGGTCGTCGACCACGGCGGCCCACCCGGGTCACCCGCCTCGACCGGGCACGCTGCGCACCTGCTCGGGCTGGCCGACGCGACCGGCACCCCGGCCGTGCTCACCGCGGCGACCCGCCACCTGCACCCGCAGGACGCGGTCGTCGCCGACGTGCTCGACGCGACCCGTCGGCTCGTCGTCCTCGACACCCGCCACCTGGACCGGGTCACCGAGGCCGGCCACCTCGCCGACACCCCGACGATGGCCGCGTCCGCGCACCGGGTGACGACCGCGCTCGGGGGCGGGGCCGGTGGCTTCGGCTGTGCCGGTCCGCGCCAGCGCGCCGAGGCACTCCTCGCGACGACGACCCGCACCGCCCTCGAGTGCGCCCAGGACGATCGCAAGGACCTGGGGATCGGCCGGGTCCACCTGCCCGAGGCCCGGGTGCTCGGCCTGGGTCCCGACGACGACCCGCAGGCAGTGCTCGCGCAGCGCTGCCGGGCGGCCATCGGCACGCGGTACCCGGACGCCTCGCCGAGCACCCTCCGGCAGGTCGAGGAGCGCCTCGAGGACGAGCTCGACGTCATCGCGGCACTGGGCTACCCGACCTACTTCCTCACCGTCGCCGAGGTCGTCGACCTCATCGTCGAGGCCGGGGTGCGGGTGGCCGCCCGTGGTTCCGGGGCCGGCAGCCTGGTCAACCACCTGCTCGGCATCAGCGCGATCGACCCGATCCGTCACGACCTGCTCATGGAGCGATTCTGCTCCCCGCTGCGGGCCGAGCTGCCGGACATCGACATCGACGTCGAGTCCGCCCGCCGGACCGAGATGTACGAGCGGGTCCTCGAGCGCTTCGGCCGCGACCGGGTCACCTGCGTGTCGATGATGGACACCTACAAGGCCCGGCACGCGATCCGCGACGTCGGCGCGGCGCTGGGCATCCCACCCGCGGAGGTCGACCAGATCGCCAAGGCCTTCCCGCACATCCGGGCCAGGGACGTGCGCAGCGCCCTCGCCGAGCTGCCGGAGCTGCGCACCCGCGGGCTCGGGGCCGGCTCGCACGGTGAGCCCGGCGAGCCCGGTGAGCACAGGCTGGAGACCCTTCTCGACCTGGTCGAGCGCCTCGACGGGCTGCCCCGGCACATCGCCATGCACCCGTGCGGGATGGTCCTGTCCGATGGTGGCCTGCTCGACCGCACCCCGGTGGAGTCGAGCTGGCTGGGCTTCCCGATGAGCCAGTTCGACAAGGACGACGTGGAGGCGCTCGGGCTGCTCAAGCTCGACGTCCTCGGCATCCGGATGCAGTCCGCCATGGCGCACGCGGTGGGGGAGATCGAGCGGGTCGAGGGCGCCCGGGTCGATCTCGACGACCGGGGCGATGTCCCGCTCGACGACGCGGCGACCTTCGCGATGGTGCGCACCACCCGCACCCTCGGGTGCTTCCAGATCGAGAGCCCCGGCCAGCGCGAGCTCATCGGCAAGCTCGCCCCGACGGCCTTCGAGGACCTGGTCGTCGACATCTCCCTCTTCCGCCCCGGTCCGGTGAAGTCGGACATGATCCGGCCCTTCCTCGAGGCCCGGCACGGGTGGTCCCGCCCGCAGTTCCTCCACGAGCGGCTCGTCCCGGCACTCGCCGAGACCGAGGGCGTGGTCGTCTTCCACGAGCAGATGCTGCGGATCATCGCCGAGACGACCGGGGTGACCCTGGCCCAGGCCGACGAGGTGCGCCGGACGATGGGCAGCCCCGAGGGGCAGGCGCGGATCGAGGAGTGGTGGCGTCCGGCCGCGACCGCGCGCGGCTACCCGCCGGAGGACGTCGACCGGATCTGGGCGGTGCTCGCCGCCTTCGCCTCCTTCGGCTTCTGCAAGGCGCACGCCGCGGCCTTCGCCATGCCGACCTACCAGTCGGCGTGGTTGAAGACCCACCACCCGGCGGCCTTCCTCGCCGGGGTGCTCACCCACGACCCGGGCATGTACCCCAAGCGGCTGCTCCTCGAGGAGGCCCGCTCCCTGGGGATCACCGTCCTCGGGGTCGACGTCAACGCGAGTACGGGGGAGTACCGCATCGAGCGGGCGCCCGTCCCCGGTGCCCGGCCCGCCGACCCGGACCTGCCGGACGGGTCGGGGTGGGGCATCCGCCTGTCCCTCGCCGACGTCAAGGGCATGAGCGAGGCGGAGATCGCCCGTGTCGTCGTCGGTGCTCCCTACGACTCGCTCACCGACTTCTGGCAGCGGGCGCAGGTGAGCCGGCCCGTCGTCGAGCGGCTGGTCCTGGTCGGGGCCTTCGACTCCGTGCACGGCACCGGCGCGGGCAGCGGGGGGCCGGGGCTCGGCCACCGGGGCCGCCTGACCCGTCGGGACCTGCTGCTGCACGTCGCCGAGCTGGACCGGTGGACGCGGGCGAGCACCGGGCGCCCGCGCGGTCGGTCCCGACGGGCCGCGCCGCCGGCCTGGACCGCGGGCGAGCTCGGCGCGCAGCAGGTGCGCACGACCACCACGACCCCCGTCGCCAGCCAGCTCACCCTCGACCTCGGTGACTCCCCGGAGCTGGGCGAAGGGGTGGGCCTGCCGGAGATGACCGTGCCGGATCAGGTCAGTGCCGAGCTGGAGATCCTCGGCCTGGACGCCTCCCGGCACGTCATGGAGTTCTACGCGCCGATGCTTCGGGCGCTCGGGGTCACCCGCAGCGCGGACCTGCTCTCGGTGCGCAGCGATGCCGAGATCCTCGCCGCCGGGGTCAAGGTCGCCACCCAGACCCCGCCGATCCGCTCGGGGCGCCGGGTGGTCTTCCTCACCGTCGACGACTCCACCGGCCCGGTCGACGCGACCTTCTTCGAGGACACCCAGGGGCCCTATGCGGCGACGATCTTCCACTCCTGGCTGCTGCTCGTGCGCGGCACCGTGCGACGGGCGGGGGACCGCGGCGTCTCCGTGCTCGCCTCCGGAGCGTGGGAGCTGTCGACGCTGTGGGACGCCTGGCAGCGTGGTGGGATCGAGGCCGTGCACGCCGCGCTCGACGAGGCCGACGACCTCGCCCGGGCACGCGATGCCGCGCACCAGCAGCCGGAGGGGCACCGGGTGCTCGTCCACGCCTCCGGCTTCCGGCAGTCGCCCTGGGCGGACACCCGCCCCGCCGGCTCGGGTGTGCAGCCCCCACGCAAGCTGTGGCACTCCTCGCCGGGCAGCTCCGGCCACTGA